CCCGGACCGGATCGTGGTGGGCGTGCGCAGCGAGCGCGCGGAGAAGCTGCTGCGCGAGGTGTACGCGACGCCGGTGGAGGAGGGCACCCCCTTCGTCGTCACCGACTTCCCCACCGCCGAACTGGTGAAGACCGCCGCGAACTCCTTCCTCGCCACCAAGATCTCCTTCATCAACGCGATGGCGGAGGTCTGCGAGGCGGCCGGCGGCGACGTGGCCAAGCTGGCGGAGGCCATCGGCCACGACGACCGGATCGGGCGCAAGTTCCTGCGCGCCGGGATCGGCTTCGGCGGCGGCTGCCTGCCCAAGGACATCCGGGCGTTCATGGCCCGCGCCGGCGAGCTGGGCGCGGACCAGGCGCTGACCTTCCTGCGGGAGATCGACTCCATCAACATGCGCCGGCGCGGCCAGATGGTGGAGATGGCCCGGGAGGCGCTGGGCGGCGGCTCCTTCCTCGGCAAGCGGGTGGCCGTGCTCGGTGCCACCTTCAAGCCCGACTCGGACGACGTCCGTGACTCGCCCGCGCTGAACGTGGCCGGCCAGATACACCTCCAGGGCGGCCAGGTGACCGTGTACGACCCGAAGGGCATGGACAACGCCCGCAAGGTCTTCCCCACCCTGGGCTACGCCGGCTCGGCGCTGGAGGCCGTGCGCGGCGCCGACGTCGTGCTGCACCTGACCGAGTGGCGGGAGTTCCGCGAGCTGGACCCGGCCGCGCTGGGCGAGGTGGTGTCGGACCGAGTGGTCCTGGACGGGCGCAACACCCTCGACCCGGAGCTGTGGCGCCGGGCGGGCTGGACGTACCGGGCGATGGGCCGCCCGACCGCCTGACCGGCGAAGACGACATACCGGGGCGGCGCCGGTTCGGCCGAGGCTCAGTCGGCCGAACCGGTGCCGCCCCGCATTTTGCCCCAGCTCCCTGTGGGCCGGTCAGGCCCCCTTGGCCCGGTAGCGCCGCATCTTGGCGCGCGCCCCGCAGACCCGCATCGAGCACCAGCGGCCCCGCCCGGCGGGGCTGCGGTCGTAGTACGCCCAGTGGCAGGTCTCGGCCTCGCACGCCTTCAGCCGCATCCAGGTGCCGGCCACCAGCGCCCCGGCGACGGCCGCGGCGATCCGGGACGGCAGCGGGGCGTCCGCGCCCGGGGCGAGGGCCGCCGAGCCGTCCTGGGCGTCGACGGCGACGTACAGCGGCGCGCGGGCCAGCAGGTCGCCGAGCGGGGTGACCGACCGGTGCGGTGGATGCCCGGCGTGGGCGAGCAGCGCGGCCCGCAGCGACTCCCGCAGCTCCCGTGCCTCGGCCAGGCCGTCCTCGGCGATCCCGAAGCGCTCGCGCCCCTGCGGAGTGTCCAGCGCGTCGACGCCGCTCTCCAGGTCCACGGTGTTGACCAGGGACTCGACCAGGGCAAGGCCGCCGGGAGCCGCCGATCTGTCATTCATGGTTGCGACGTTACCGCCAGTCCGGGAGCATGGGGTAACCGTTACCGGTTACCCGCCTCTACAGGTAACAGAAGGAGGTCGTCATGGCTCTCGCCAAGCTCGGTGTGGTGGTCCTGGACTGTCCCGATCCCGGCGCGCTGGCCCGCTTCTACGCCGAGGTGCTCGGCGGCACGGTGGGGCGCGAGGAGGACGACTGGGTGGAACTGCCGGTGCCCGGCGGGCAGACGCTGGCCTTCCAGCGGGCCGCCGGGCACACCCCGCCGCAGTGGCCCTCCGAGGAGCGCTCGCAGCAGTTCCACCTGGACCTGGACGTGCCGGACCTGGACGCGGCGGAGGAAGGGGTCCTCAAGCTGGGGGCGAAGCCCCTGGACACCGACGACCGCTCCCGCTCCTTCCGGGTGTACGCCGATCCGGCGGGACACCCGTTCTGTCTCTGCGCCTGCTGAACCGTCCTCCAGGAGGAGAACATGGCGTCCGTCGCCCGTTTCCGCAACATCGTGCTCGACTGCCGTGACCCGCATGCCCTGGCCGCCTTCTACGCGGCGGTGGCCGGGGGCACCCCGCAGGCGGAGTCCGACGACTGGGTGGTACTCCAGATCCCGGACGGCCCCCGGCTGGGCTTCCAGCTCGCCCCGGACCACACGCCGCCGCAGTGGCCCCGCGCCGACCACAACGGCCAGCAGCTGCACCTCGACTTCGACGCCGGCAGCACCTGGGCGGAGATCGACGCCGCCCACGAGAAGGTCCTGGCGCTCGGCGCCCGCCCGCTGGACCTGGAGGACCGGGAGAAGAAGGACTTCCAGGTGTACGCCGACCCGGCCGGGCATCCGTTCTGCCTGTGCCGGATCGAGCACGCCTAGCGGCCGCGCGCGCCAGCCGGGGAGAAGACGGAAAAAGGCGGGGCGGCCGTACCGGCCGCCCCGCCTTGTCGCCGCACGTCAGCCGTCGAGCGACTCGATCGTGGCGTGGGACGGGCCGCGCCGCGACTGGAGGTCGCGGGCGACGTCCTCCGCCGCGCCCAGCACCCGCACCGCGTTCTGCCAGGTGAGCTTGGCCAGGTCCGCCCTGGACCAGCCGCGCTCCAGCAGCTCCGCGAGGAGGTTCGGGTAGCCGGAGACGTCGTCGAGGCCGTCCGGGGTGAAGGCCGTGCCGTCGTAGTCGCCGCCGATGCCGAGGTGGTCGATGCCGGCGACCTCGCGCATGTGGTCCAGGTGGTCGGCGACCACCGACACCGTGGCGACGGGGCGCGGGGTGCGCTCCTCGAAGGCGCGGTGGATCCTCATCGCCTCGGCGCTGGTGTCCAGGTGGTGCAGGCCGTGGGCGCGCATGTTCTCGTCGGCCGCGGCCGTCCAGTCCACGGCCGCCTGGAGCACGAACTTCGGCACGAACGTCACCATCGCCATGCCGCCGTTGGCGGGCAGCCGCTCCAGCACGTCGTCCGGGATGTTGCGGGGGTGGTCGCAGACCGCGCGGGCGGAGGAGTGCGAGAAGATCACCGGCGCGGAGGTCGCGTCCAGCGCGTCGCGCATGGTCGAGGGCGCCACGTGCGAGAGGTCGACCAACATGCCGATCCGGTTCATCTCGCGCACGACCTCGCGGCCGAACGCGGTCAGGCCGTTCGCCTTCGGCGTGTCGGTCGCCGAATCCGCCCAGTCCACATTGGAGTTGTGGGTGAGGGTCAGGTAGCGCACGCCGAGCGCGTGCAGACCGCGCAGGGTGCCGAGGGAGTTGGCGATGGAGTGCCCGCCCTCGGCGCCCATCAGGGAGGCGATACGGCCCTCGCCGCGCGCCGCCTCCATGTCGGCGGCGGTCAGCGCGGGCGCCAGGTCCGCCTGGTAGCGGTCCAGCAACTGCCGTACGCAGTCGATCTGTTCCAGCGTCGCGGCGACCGGGTCCGGCTGCTCGGCCGGGACGTAGACCGACCAGTACTGGGCACCGACACCGCCCGCGCGCAGCCGCGGGATGTCGGTGTGCAGGTGCTCGTGCTGGTGCCCGGCGATGTCGAGCCGGTCCAGGTCGTACCCCGACTTCTCGCGCAGCGCCCACGGCAGGTCGTTGTGGCCGTCGACCACCGGGAACTCGCGCAGCAGGGCGCGGGCCTCGTCCAGGTTCGCCACGCCGCTCACTTCCCGAACCCGAAGCCGCCGGCGCCCTCGACCTTGGCGCGCAGCCGCTTGCCCTTCTCGGTGGCCTGCTCGTTGAGGTCGTGCTGGAAGTCGCGCATGCGGTGCAGCAGGTCCTCGTCGTGCGCGGCGAGCATCCGGGCCGCGAGCAGTCCGGCGTTGCGGGCACCGGCCACGGAGACCGTGGCGACCGGGACGCCGGCCGGCATCTGCACGATCGACAGCAGGGAGTCCATGCCGTCGAGGTACTTCAGCGGCACCGGCACGCCGATGACCGGCAGCGGGGTGACCGAGGCCAGCATGCCCGGCAGATGGGCGGCGCCCCCGGCCCCGGCGATGATCGCCTTGAGCCCGCGGTCGGCTGCCTGCTCGCCGTACGTGATCATCTCGCGGGGCATCCGGTGCGCCGAGACGACGTCGACCTCGTACGCGATCTCGAACTCGTCCAGGGCCTTGGCGGCGGCCTCCATGACGGGCCAGTCGGAGTCCGACCCCATGACGATGCCGACCAGCGGGGAGGACGGGAGGGCAGGGCTCATTCGGTGATGGTGCCTCTCAGGTAGCCGGCTGCGTGACGGGCGCGCTCCAGCACGTCGTCCAGGTCGTCGCCGTAGGTGTTGACGTGTCCGACCTTGCGGCCGGGCTTCACGTCCTTGCCGTACATGTGGATCTTGAGCTTGGGGTCGCGGGCCATGCAGTGCAAGTACGCGGAGTACATGTCCGGGTAGTCGCCGCCCAGCACGTTGACCATCACCGTCCACGGGGCGCGCGGGCGCGGGTCGCCGAGCGGCAGGTCGAGGACGGCGCGGACGTGGTTGGCGAACTGCGAGGTGATCGCGCCGTCCATGGACCAGTGGCCGGAGTTGTGCGGGCGCATCGCCAGCTCGTTGACGAGGATGCGGCCGTCGCGGGTCTGGAACAGCTCGACGGCGAGGTGCCCGACGACGCCCAGCTCCTTGGCGATGGTGAGGGCCATCTGCTCGGCCTCCAGGGCCAGCTCCTCGTCCAGGTCGGGGGCCGGGGCGATCACCGTGTCGCACACCCCGTTCACCTGCTGGGACTCCACCACCGGGTAGGCGACGGCCTGGCCGTGCGGGGAGCGGACGACGTTGGCGGCCAGCTCGCGGACGTAGTCGACCTTCTCCTCGGCGAGGACCGGGACGCCCGCCCGGAACGGCTCGGCGGCCTCCTCGGGGGTCTCCACCACCCAGACGCCCTTGCCGTCGTAGCCGCCGCGGACGGTCTTCAGGACGACGGGGAAGCCGTCGCCCTCGCCCGCGAACCGCACCACGTCCTCCGGATCGGCGACGATCCGGTGCCGTGGGCACGGGATGCCGATCGCGTCGAGCCGCGCCCGCATCACGCCCTTGTCCTGGGCGTGCACCAGCGCGTCGGGCCCCGGGCGCACGGGGATGCCGTCCGCCTCCAGGGCCCTGAGGTGCTCGGTGGGTACGTGTTCGTGATCGAAGGTGATCACGTCGCATCCGCGCGCGAACTCGCGCAGCGTGTCGAGATCGCGATAGTCGCCGATGACGACATCGCCCACGACCTGCGCCGCGGAATCCTGGGGAGTGTCACTGAGGAGCTTGAACCTGATGCCCAACGGGATGCCCGCTTCGTGCGTCATACGCGCGAGCTGCCCCCCGCCGACCATGCCGACTACCGGGAACGTCACACCTACAGCGTATCGGCCACGGCAAGGCGGCCGGATGCCGTCCCTCCGCACTCGGTCGGCTCCCGGGCCCTTACCGGTCCGTCTCCGGTGCGTTCCGGGCTCTTACCCATCGCTTTCCGGTCTCTTTCCGACCTGTTTCCCCGCCCTGGCCTCGTCCTCAGGCGTTGGGCCGTTTGCGCCGATAGCATGGCGGGGTTGACGAAACCTACCGACGGGAGCTGCAACGCCATGGAACAGCGTTCCTCGGGGCTGCAACGGCTCGTGGGCGAGGTGGCCAAGTTCGGCGCCGTCGGCGGCGCCGGAGTCCTGGTCAATCTGGGCGTTTTCAACCTGGTCCGGCATATGTCCGACCTTCCGGTGGTGCGCGCCAGCATCATCGCGACCGTGGTCGCCATCGCGTTCAACTACGTCGGCTTCCGCTACTGGACGTACCGGGACCGTGACCGCAGCGGCCGGACCAAGGAACTCACGCTCTTCCTGTTCTTCAGCGCGATCGGTCTGGTGATCGAGAACGGCGTGCTCTTCCTGGCCACCTACGGCCTCCACTGGGACACCCCGCTGGAGAGCAACGTCTTCAAGTTCCTCGGCATCGGCATCGCCACCCTGTTCCGGTTCTGGTCGTACCGCACCTGGGTGTTCCGCGCGCTGCCCGCGCAGGAGGCGGAGTCGATCCTGGCGGCCGAGTCCCGCCGGGCGCCCGCCGGGCCCGAGCCGAAGACCCAGCGGGTCCCGTAGCCGCGGGCGCGGCTCAGCGGACGGTCGGGTACGCCTCGTCGTCCGCCCGGTGCGCCGGGGGCGTGCGGGACAGGAACAGGCCGAACACCGGCGGCTGGGACTGGAGCAGCTCCAGCCGGCCGCCGTCGGCCTCGGCGAGGTCCCGGGCGACGGCGAGGCCGATGCCCGTGGAGTTGCGGCCGCTGATGGTCCGCTCGAAGATCCGCGCCCCCAGGTCGGCCGGCACCCCGGGCCCCTCGTCCGTCACCTCGACCACGGCCTGGTTGCCGGTGACCCGGGTACGCAGGGCGACGGTGCCGCCACCGTGCATCAGCGAGTTCTCGATCAGCGCGGCCAGCACCTGGGCGACCGCGCCCGGCGTGCCCACGGCCTGGAGGTGCCGCTTGCCGGAGGAGACGATGGCCCGGCCCACGCCGCGGTAGGCGGGCCGCCACTCGGCGAGCTGCTGCTGGATGACCTCGTCCAGGTCGAAGGTGACGGCGGAGCCGGTACGGGGGTCGCGGGAGTTCGTCAGCAGCCGCTCGACCACGTCGGTCAGCCGCTCGACCTGGGTGAGCGCGACGTTCGCCTCCTCCTTCACGATGTCCGGGTCATCGGTGAGGGTGATCTCCTCCAGCCGCATCGACAGCGCGGTGAGCGGGGTGCGCAGCTGGTGGGAGGCGTCGGCGGCCAGCCGCCGCTCGGCGGTCAGCATGCGGGCGATCCGCTCGGCGGAGGAGTCCAGCACATCGGCGACCCGGTCCAGCTCGGGCACGCCGTACCGCTTGTGCCGCGGGCGCGGGTCGCCGGAGCCCAGCCGTTCGGCGGTCTCGGCGAGGTCGGTCAGCGGGGAGGCGAGCCGGTTGGCCTGCCGTACCGCGAGCAGGACCGCGGCGACCACCGCGAGCAGCGCCACCAGACCGATGATCAGCAGGGTGCGGCCGACCTCGCGGGTCACCGCGGAGCGCGGCTCCTGCACGGTGACCGTCTCGCCCTCCTCGCCGTGCTGCGTGGCGTGGATGACGTCGCCCACGGGCCGGGTGCCGATCTCGATCGGCGGCCGGCCGGGCACGCGGATCACCGCGTACTGGTCCTTGCTGACCGGGTTGCGCAGCGCGTCGGTGTCGACGTGCTCCGAGGCCAGGATCCGGCTGTCCACGATGCTGGCCAGCCGCACCGCCTCGGACTCCACCCGCTCCTGGGCGCTGTTGCTGATCGTGCGGCTCTCGACGATCACCAGGGAGACGCCGAAGACGGCGATCACCACGAGGACGACGGCGAGGGTGGACTGGATGAGACGTCGACGCATGTTCCGTTACCTGGAGTGACCGCCGGCCCCGGTGCGGGGCTCAGCTCTTCTCGAAGCGGAAGCCCACGCCTCGGACCGTGGCGATGTAGCGGGGGTTGGCCGCGTCGTCGCCGAGCTTCTTGCGCAGCCAGGAGATGTGCATGTCGAGGGTCTTGGTGGACGACCACCAGGTGGTGTCCCAGACCTCGCGCATCAGCTGGTCGCGCGTGACCACCCGGCCGGCGTCCCGCACCAGGACGCGCAGCAGGTCGAACTCCTTGGCGGTGAGCTGGAGTTCCTCGTCGCCCATCCACGCGCGGTGCGACTCGACGTCGATGCGCACGCCGTGCGTGGCCGGCGGCTGCTGAGGCTCGGCGGCACCGCGCCGCAGCAGCGCCCGTACGCGGGCGAGCAGTTCGGCGAGCCGGAAGGGCTTGGTGACGTAGTCGTCGGCGCCCGCGTCCAGACCGACGACGGTGTCCACCTCGTCGGCCCGCGCGGTAAGGATGAGGATCGGCACGGTGTGGCCGTCGGAGCGCAGCCGGCGGGCGACCTCCAGGCCGTCCATGCCGGGCAGGCCCAGGTCCAGTACGACCAGGTCGACACCGCCCTGCATTCCGGCGTCGAGCGCGGTGGGTCCGTCCTCGCGCACCTCGACCTCGTAACCTTCCCGGCGCAGGGCGCGGGCCAGCGGCTCCGAGATGGACGCGTCGTCCTCGGCGAGCAGTACACGGGTCATGAGGTGATGGTAGACCGCCCGCGTGCGGTGCTGGGGTGTGATCGGTTCCAGGGATTCTTACCTGGGGTGCCCGGTGGTACGGACCATCACCTGTGGGATGCGATCGTAGAAGGGACCTTCGAATTCGGTCGCGTGGTTCCACCGACACCTGTGATCCGCGTCTCAAGTCCTTCCATATCCGGCAGTGTCCTGACGTAGAGTGACGTGAACGCCTGTAGTACATCCGGAGACCTTCGGCGGGCTTGTCGCTGAAGGTCTTTGTTGTGTGCGGGCCGGTCGGGCACCGACCGGCCTTGAAAGGAATGACCTCTGGCCGGGCTCCGAACGCACCGTCGCGTCACGGAGCGTGGATCCCGGTGGTCGCCGTCCACCACTCCGTGATCCGGAGTGGACTCCCCCCGGGCGTTGGGGGCGGGCGGCCGACCCTGCCGGTGCCGGCCGACACCCCCCACCGGGCGCGCAACGCTCCACCGCGCGTCCCGACCAGCAAGGAACGACCATGGCGTCCAGCCTGACGAAGGACTCGGTCCACCCGGGCACCCCCGGCACCGAGAAGACCTTCTTCGGCCACCCCCGCGGCCTGGCCACCCTCTTCATGACCGAGATGTGGGAGCGCTTCTCCTACTACGGCATGAGGGCCCTGCTCCCGCTGTACCTGGTGGCTCCGGGTGGCCTGCACCTGAGTGCGGGCACGGCGACGGCGATCTACGCCGTCTACCTGTCGCTCGTGTACCTGCTCGCGCTGCCCGGCGGCTGGGTCGCCGACCGGCTCCTCGGCCCCCGCAAGACGGTCGCGGCCGCCGGTCTGATCATCATGCTGGGCCATCTGTGCCTGGCCCTGCCGGCCGCCGCGAGCTTCTTCGTCGGCCTGGTGCTGGTCGCCATCGGTTCCGGCCTGCTCAAGGCCAACATCTCGACCATGGTCGGCCACCTGTACGACGGCCCGAACGACGGACGCCGCGACGGTGGCTTCACCCTCTTCTACATCGGCATCAACCTGGGCGCCTTCGTCGCACCGCTGGTCATCGGCACCATCGGTGAGAACGTCAACTGGCACCTCGGCTTCGCGCTGGCCGCGCTCGGCATGGCGCTGGGCCTGGTCCAGTACCTGCTCGGCGGCCGTCACCTGAGCGAGCAGAGCAAGGTCGTCCCGACGCCGATGACGGCCCAGGAGAAGTCCGCCACCCTGCGCAAGGGCCTGATCTGGCTCGTCATCGCCGCGGTCTTCTACGGCATCGTCGGCTTCACCGGCCACTTCACCCTCAACTGGGCGCTGATCCCGCTGACCCTCATCGGCCTGATCGTGCCGATCCTGGTCATCGCGCGCATCCTGCGGGACAAGGACCTCGACGGCGAGGAGCGCACGAAGGTCCGGGCGTACATCTGGTTCTTCGTCGCCGCCGCGGTCTTCTGGATGATCTACGACCAGGGTGGTTCGACCCTGTCGCTGTTCGCGTCCGACTCGGCCAAGAACACGATCCTCGGCTGGAACTTCCCGGTCTCCTGGTACCAGTCGGTCAACCCGGTCATGATCATGGCCCTGGCGCCGGTCTTCGCCTGGCTCTGGCTCGCGCTGAACCGGCGCGGCAAGGAGCCGAGCACGATCGTGAAGTTCTCCTCCGGCCTGGTCCTGGTCGGCGCGTCCTTCTTCGTCTTCCTCGCCCCGCTGTCCATCGCGCAGGACGGTCACAAGGCCGCCGCGCTGTGGCTGGTCGGCATCTACTTCCTGCAGACCGTCGGTGAGCTGACGCTGTCGCCGGTGGGTCTGTCCGTGACGACGAAGATGGCGCCGAAGAAGTACGCCTCGCAGATGATGGGCGTCTGGTTCCTCGCGGTCACCGCGGGCGACTCCGTGACCGCGCTGCTGTCCAACCCGGCGGTCGGCGGGGTCAACCTCGACAAGAAGGGCTTCGTGGCCCTGGAGGCGGTGCTGGCCGTCGTCGCCGGTGTGGCGGTGTGGATGTACCGCAACAAGGTGAAGAAGATGATGGGCGACGTGCGCTAGCCGCCATGTCCTCGACGGAGAGGGCCGCCGCACCCACCCGGGTGCGGCGGCCCTCTCCGCTTTTCACGGGCACCGCGGGCACTGCCGGAGGTGGCGATGTCGGCCGGGGCGCGGGCCGCCGGAGCGGCCCGGGGGCAGCAGGGAGCCGGCCCCGGCGCCTCCTGACGGCACATCAGATCTGCCGTCGGGGCACGCCCGGGGTCACGAGGGGGAAGACGCGTCGCGGGGGAAGTCGGGTCGGTCCGGGGCGGGAGCCGGTGACGTGGCGGGCCCGGCTCAGGCCGGGGCGCCCAGCTCCGCCCACACCGTCTTGCCGGGCCGTCCGGGGCTGCGCAGGACACCCCAGTCCAGGCACAGGCGCTGGACGATGAACATGCCGTGGCCGCCGGGACGTCCGGCGCGGTGCGGGTTGCGGGGGGCCGGCTGGCCGGTGCCGCGGTCGCTGACCTCCAGACGGATCACCTTGTTGTCGCAGGTGAGGACCAGCTCGTCGGGGCCCTCGGCGTGCAGACAGGCGTTGGTGACGAGTTCGGAGACCACGAGCAGGACGTCCTCGGCCGCGGCACGCCGGTCGGCGGCCGCGGCGGGCAGCCAGCCCCAGGCGTACAGCGCCTGCCGGGTGAAGTCGCGGGCGAGCGGCACGACGCCGCTCTCCCCCCGCAGCTCCAGCCTGCGGACCTGCCGCCCGGACGACGCCCCGGCGACGCCGGCGTCGGCCCCGGACGGCGGCACGGACGACACGGTCGCGCCCATGACGGAGGGCGCGCCGGACGGCGTGTCCTCCTCGGACGCCCCGGAAGCGCCGCTCGGCTCCGGGCCGCGGTCGCCCGGCGAGTAGGGCCGGGTGGTGCTCATCAGCGCTTCACCTCACCGAATCACCAGTTCACGATTGAAAAGTCCGGCACCGCCCGGTACCGGCCGGTCCGTCCGCCGTCGGCACCAGCGCCCGGCCGTACGTCCCGTCATCCGCACATCAGTCCCGTCCGCCCGTCGTCCACCTTCCGTGCCCGTGTGCCCGGCCGTGGCCGCGACAGGCCGACGATCCGCCGATCGCCGTCCGTCCGCCGTACGGGCCGTCGCCCGCACGCGCCGTCCGGCCGCCGGTTCGCGGTCGTCCGGGCAGGTTCCTGCCCGATCGGGGCCGTCGCACACCCGCGGATGCGTCACACCCGCGGGGCGGTGACGGCGACCCGGCGGCCGGTGGTCGTCAGCACTTCTCCTGCCCGACCCGGGCGCCGGAACACCACCGTCTTGTGTGGGATCGGCGAGATGTCTGGGGTTCATGAGAAGTGGATGGTCAGCAGCCATACCGGTACACCCGGCCACGCGGAGGACGCGGGCTCAGTCGGCGCCGCCGCCCTCCCCGGCCAGCGCGTCCGCCACGGAGTCGTGGACGGTGAAGACCGCCTCGGCCCCGGTGATCTCGAACACGCGGGCGACGACGGGCTGCATTCCGGCCAGGTGGACCCCGCCACCGGCGGCCTCCGCCTTGAGCCGGGCCCCGAGCAGGACGTTGAGCCCCGTGGAGTCGCAGAAGTCGAGGCGCGAGCAGTCCACCACGAGCCGTGAGAATCCCTTGCCGAGGAGGTCGTCGAGGGGCTCGCGCAGCAGATCGGCGGTGTGGTGGTCGAGCTCACCCGCCGGTGTGACAACGGCGCTGGCGCCCTCTTCACGCACCTCCACCAGAAGCCGGCCCGACTGTGCGCTGCCGACCGTCCCGTGGTCCATGCCGTCTCTCTCCCGAGGTCGTGGCTGCTGATGCCCTCGAACATTACGCCTTCCCAGGGCACTCCGACACCCGAACAACCTCACATAACCGGACATAGGCAAACAGAACGCACTTGCGATCGCTTCGGGAAAGCCGATAGGGCTAGTAAGGACACCTACCCCTACACGCCGGCTTTGGAGGCGCCGCACTCCGCAGTGCACGCAACGGCTTCGGCAGCCTGATGCCGAGAACGATGGAGGACACCCATGTCACCCCGGCTCGACGCCTCGCCTACCCCGACCGCGACGTCGACACCCCCACCGGAACAACTGGACCATCCCATCGATCTCCACGACCCCTTCGAGGGGCTCCCGGAGATCCCCCCTTACGACGAGGTCGGTCCCGTCGACGCACGGGCCCTGTCCAAGACCCTCTTCGAGCGTCTGGAGACGCTGGAGGAAGGGACGCACGAGTACGCGTACGTCCGCAACACCCTCGTCGAGCTGAACCTCGCGCTGGTCAAGTTCGCCGCCTCCCGCTTCCGCTCCCGCAGCGAGCCGATGGAGGACATCATCCAGGTCGGCACCATCGGCCTGATCAAGGCGATCGACCGCTTCGAGCTCGCGCGCGGCGTCGAGTTCCCCACCTTCGCGATGCCAACCATCATCGGCGAGATCAAGCGCTTCTTCCGCGACACCTCGTGGTCCGTGCGCGTGCCGCGCCGGCTGCAGGAGCTGCGCCTGGACCTGGCGAAGGCCGGGGACGAGCTGGCCCAGCAGCTGGACCGCGCGCCGACCGTCGCGGAGCTGGCCGAGCGCCTCGGCATCACCAACGAGGAGGTGGTCGAGGGCATGGCGGCCTCGAACGCCTACACCGCCTCCTCGCTGGACGCCCAGCCCGAGGAGGACGAGACCGAGGGCGCGCTCGCGGACCGCATCGGGTACGAGGACCACGGGATCGAGGGGATCGAGTACATCGAGTCCCTCAAGCCCCTGATCGCCGGGCTGCCCGCGCGCGACCGCAAGATCCTCTCGCTGCGCTTCGTGGCCAACATGACCCAGTCGGAGATCGGCGAGGAGCTCGGCATCTCCCAGATGCACGTGTCCCGGCTGCTGTCCCGCACGCTGGTACGGCTGCGCAAGGGACTGACGGTGGAGGAGTGACCTCCCGGACCACGGTCCCGCAGCAGCACACACGGCCGAAGCGGCCCGGTCTCCTGGACCGGGCCGCTTCGGCGTGTACGGGTGCGGCCGGGGTCCGGCCGCCGGCTCAGACCACGCGGACGCCGGCCCGCCACACCCCGCTGACCAGCGGCACGCCCGGCCGGTAGGCGAGGTGGACGTGGCTGGGGGCGTCGAGGAGCGTCAGATCGGCGCGGGCGCCGGGGGCGAGGCGGCCGACGTCGGTGCGGCGCAGGGCCGCGGCGCCGCCCGCCGTGGCCGACCAGACCGCCTCGTCCGGGGTCATCCCCATGTCGCGGACGGCCAGGGCGATGCAGAACGGCACGGAGGAGGTGAAGGAGGAGCCCGGGTTGCAGTCCGTGGACAGGGCGACGGTCACCCCCGCGTCCAGCAGCCGGCGGGCGTCCGGCCACGCGGCGCGGGTGGAGAACTCGGCGCCGGGCAGCAGTGTGGCCACCGTGCCGCCGCTCGCCAGGGCGTCGACGTCCGCGTCGGTGAGGTGGGTGCAGTGGTCGGCGCTGG
This Streptomyces misionensis DNA region includes the following protein-coding sequences:
- a CDS encoding ATP-binding protein, whose protein sequence is MRRRLIQSTLAVVLVVIAVFGVSLVIVESRTISNSAQERVESEAVRLASIVDSRILASEHVDTDALRNPVSKDQYAVIRVPGRPPIEIGTRPVGDVIHATQHGEEGETVTVQEPRSAVTREVGRTLLIIGLVALLAVVAAVLLAVRQANRLASPLTDLAETAERLGSGDPRPRHKRYGVPELDRVADVLDSSAERIARMLTAERRLAADASHQLRTPLTALSMRLEEITLTDDPDIVKEEANVALTQVERLTDVVERLLTNSRDPRTGSAVTFDLDEVIQQQLAEWRPAYRGVGRAIVSSGKRHLQAVGTPGAVAQVLAALIENSLMHGGGTVALRTRVTGNQAVVEVTDEGPGVPADLGARIFERTISGRNSTGIGLAVARDLAEADGGRLELLQSQPPVFGLFLSRTPPAHRADDEAYPTVR
- a CDS encoding response regulator transcription factor; this encodes MTRVLLAEDDASISEPLARALRREGYEVEVREDGPTALDAGMQGGVDLVVLDLGLPGMDGLEVARRLRSDGHTVPILILTARADEVDTVVGLDAGADDYVTKPFRLAELLARVRALLRRGAAEPQQPPATHGVRIDVESHRAWMGDEELQLTAKEFDLLRVLVRDAGRVVTRDQLMREVWDTTWWSSTKTLDMHISWLRKKLGDDAANPRYIATVRGVGFRFEKS
- a CDS encoding peptide MFS transporter; the encoded protein is MASSLTKDSVHPGTPGTEKTFFGHPRGLATLFMTEMWERFSYYGMRALLPLYLVAPGGLHLSAGTATAIYAVYLSLVYLLALPGGWVADRLLGPRKTVAAAGLIIMLGHLCLALPAAASFFVGLVLVAIGSGLLKANISTMVGHLYDGPNDGRRDGGFTLFYIGINLGAFVAPLVIGTIGENVNWHLGFALAALGMALGLVQYLLGGRHLSEQSKVVPTPMTAQEKSATLRKGLIWLVIAAVFYGIVGFTGHFTLNWALIPLTLIGLIVPILVIARILRDKDLDGEERTKVRAYIWFFVAAAVFWMIYDQGGSTLSLFASDSAKNTILGWNFPVSWYQSVNPVMIMALAPVFAWLWLALNRRGKEPSTIVKFSSGLVLVGASFFVFLAPLSIAQDGHKAAALWLVGIYFLQTVGELTLSPVGLSVTTKMAPKKYASQMMGVWFLAVTAGDSVTALLSNPAVGGVNLDKKGFVALEAVLAVVAGVAVWMYRNKVKKMMGDVR
- a CDS encoding ATP-binding protein: MSTTRPYSPGDRGPEPSGASGASEEDTPSGAPSVMGATVSSVPPSGADAGVAGASSGRQVRRLELRGESGVVPLARDFTRQALYAWGWLPAAAADRRAAAEDVLLVVSELVTNACLHAEGPDELVLTCDNKVIRLEVSDRGTGQPAPRNPHRAGRPGGHGMFIVQRLCLDWGVLRSPGRPGKTVWAELGAPA
- a CDS encoding STAS domain-containing protein, with product MDHGTVGSAQSGRLLVEVREEGASAVVTPAGELDHHTADLLREPLDDLLGKGFSRLVVDCSRLDFCDSTGLNVLLGARLKAEAAGGGVHLAGMQPVVARVFEITGAEAVFTVHDSVADALAGEGGGAD
- a CDS encoding RNA polymerase sigma factor SigF produces the protein MSPRLDASPTPTATSTPPPEQLDHPIDLHDPFEGLPEIPPYDEVGPVDARALSKTLFERLETLEEGTHEYAYVRNTLVELNLALVKFAASRFRSRSEPMEDIIQVGTIGLIKAIDRFELARGVEFPTFAMPTIIGEIKRFFRDTSWSVRVPRRLQELRLDLAKAGDELAQQLDRAPTVAELAERLGITNEEVVEGMAASNAYTASSLDAQPEEDETEGALADRIGYEDHGIEGIEYIESLKPLIAGLPARDRKILSLRFVANMTQSEIGEELGISQMHVSRLLSRTLVRLRKGLTVEE